One part of the Phoenix dactylifera cultivar Barhee BC4 chromosome 4, palm_55x_up_171113_PBpolish2nd_filt_p, whole genome shotgun sequence genome encodes these proteins:
- the LOC103695568 gene encoding 5'-nucleotidase SurE-like, producing the protein MTTDSMSIKNNHLPPSLLTALGGGGVDGEGGEGDAKPGEEEPQGAPSSSSAAAAAEESGNGSKKPVVLVTNGDGIGSPGLAALVEALIRCGQCDVHVCAPESDKSASGHAVTVRETVAVTSAEFHGATAFEVSGTPADCVSLALSGVLFSWSRPALVISGINKGSNCGHHIFYSGAIAGAREALLCGLPSFAISLNWRKDESQESDFKDAAEVCLPLIHAAIRDIEKGLFPKNCLLSIEIPTSPSTNKGFKLTRQSLWRSSLSWQSVSANRHPSAGQFMSMHQSLGVQLAQLGRDASAAGAARRINAPRKNVEIESVGAAGKPETQREVVKKYFRLKFLEKEQEELNEDLDFRALENGCIAVTPLHLNLREGSEIQASASEWFASVPTGGGEALRG; encoded by the exons ATGACGACGGACTCGATGTCTATAAAGAACAACCATCTGCCCCCCTCCCTCCTCACCGCCCTCGGAGGCGGCGGCGTGGACGGCGAAGGAGGCGAGGGCGATGCCAAGCCCGGAGAGGAGGAGCCCCAGGgcgccccctcctcctcctccgcggccgccgccgccgaggaGTCAGGGAACGGATCCAAGAAGCCTGTCGTCCTCGTGACGAACGGCGACGGGATTGGCTCCCCGGGGCTCGCCGCCCTTGTTGAGGCCCTCATCCGCTGCGGCCAGTGCGACGTCCACGTTTGCGCCCCCGAATC GGACAAGTCAGCCTCGGGTCATGCAGTTACCGTTCGTGAGACCGTCGCCGTGACTTCTGCAGAGTTCCATGGTGCCACGGCTTTTGAAGTTTCTG GGACTCCTGCTGATTGTGTCTCCCTGGCTTTGTCAGGCGTGTTGTTTTCTTGGTCCAGGCCAGCATTG GTCATCAGCGGTATCAACAAGGGATCAAATTGTGGCCATCACAT CTTCTACTCTGGTGCTATTGCTGGAGCTAGAGAGGCCTTACTATGTGGACTACCTTCTTTCGCAATCTCATTGAATTG GAGGAAGGATGAAAGCCAAGAAAGTGATTTCAAGGATGCAGCTGAAGTTTGTTTACCACTAATACATGCAGCCATTAGGGATATTGAAAAGGGACTTTTcccaaaaaattgcttgctgaGCATAGAAATTCCTACCTCCCCTTCTACAAATAAG GGCTTCAAGCTGACCAGGCAGAGTCTGTGGAGGTCTTCTCTGAGCTGGCAATCTGTGTCAGCAAACAGGCATCCTTCTGCCGGGCAGTTCATGTCTATGCATCAAAGTCTTGGAGTGCAGCTCGCACAGCTTGGCCGAGATGCCTCTGCAGCA GGAGCAGCTCGTCGCATTAATGCTCCAAGGAAGAACGTGGAAATAGAGTCAGTTGGAGCAGCTGGAAAACCTGAGACTCAACGAGAAGTGGTGAAGAAGTACTTCCGTCTAAAG TTTCTTGAGAAggagcaagaagaattaaacgaAGATCTTGATTTTAGGGCTCTGGAAAATGGCTGt ATTGCTGTAACTCCTTTACATTTGAATTTGCGTGAGGGCTCTGAGATCCAAGCCTCTGCTTCAGAGTGGTTTGCCTCTGTTCCAACGGGAGGTGGAGAGGCTCTTCGAGGCTGA